The sequence GGAAGAACAAGCCCCCACAGACGGTCGAGCTTCGGCTTGGAGGATGTGATGCCCTTCGACGAGGTGTCCGGCTTGCTGGAGTTGTCTGGGGTGTTTGGGGTGCCGGGGGTAGTGGGATCTTCCTTCCCGCCCTTCGCGCTCACACAGTCAGCGATTGCGGCGTCACCGGCGGCCACGGTGAGCGTCTGGGGAGCGGAGGTGATGTCCTTGCCGTCCGTGGTGGTGGCGGTGTAGGTGACATCGAGCGTGTAAAGACCCGGTTTGGTGAACGCCCAGTTGGTGTGAGTATGGGAGGCGAAGGTGGTGTCAATGGAGTAATCGCCTTCGGCGGAGTTCACCAGTGGGGTGAAGGCCTTGCCCAAGCCCTCAGTGGTGAACAGACCAATAGCCGCGCCTTCTGGCATCTCAGTTGGCTTGATGTTGAGGGTGACCGTGCCGTCCTTGTAGTCGGCGTAGTTCAGAGACTGGGTGTTATAGCCCGGCCAGATGATGCCCTGCTCCTGGGTTTGGGGCAACAGATAGAACTTGTCCGTGCCCAGGTAATCAAATTCCTTGCCCTTCAGAACTTCTGGGCGGGCTCGCAGGGCGTTGTCGTGGACGGCGAGGACGACGTCATCGAGCGGACGCTCTACAGTCTTCTTGTCCACGATGGCGGTTTCGTCCTTGAGGCGAGCGGTGAAAGAGTCACCGTCGCGGGTCGCGGCGATGTCGACGTGGCCGTGGTCTAGGACCTTCTTCGTGGTGCACAGGCCGGTGTGTGGTCCGGCTTCGGTCTGTGAAGGCTCTTGAGCACCAGGCGTGGTGCTTGGCGCGGTCGACGCCTTGCCCAACGCGCCCTGTGCCTCATACGTCTGACCGAAGGAGAAGGAATCCGTCACCGTGATGGATCCAGAGTTGGATGTGACCGTTGGGTGCGGAAGGATATCGAGGCGGATGCGGTTGCCGTCGAAGCTCTTATCGGCGCCGACGACAAACTCGGCGCGGCCGTTGGTGATGACGCCGTCGAAGGGGATGTCGGCGTACTCACTATCCCCATTGAAGAAGCCTCCATGGACGTAGCCCTCGAGCTTCTTATCGGCAGCTTCAACGATGATGCGTGTGGCATCCTTGCCTTCCGGCACCGCACGGGCGGTGATGCCCGGATTGGAAATGGAAATCTCCTCACCGGAGGACAACTCTCGCGGGTTGGACGTCTCCGTCCACGACTCTGCGGAGGTCTCAGAGGTGGTGCTCAGCTGCGCTCCCTCGGAATAATCGAGTGCCTCCGAGATCCACCGCGGCGAGCCGTCCTCAGGGGTGTAGACAGCTTGGATTGTTGCGTCTTCCGGGCCGAGGAGCTCGTCAAAGTGTGCCTTACCGTCCGTGACGGGGAGGTCGGTGAGGAAGTAGCCGTCGATAAGCAGCGTGAGCGTGCCGTTGGTGCCGCCAGAAAAGTCGATCGAGGACAGGTTCTCGTCACCGTCCTTTTCCTGCTTCTTTTTCGGGGCAATGCTGAGCTTGTAGTTCTTAGCGGAGGCATCGCCGGAGGCTGCCTTGTCGAAGCGCTCATGGAGGGAGGGAGTTGCTTCCTTCAGCGGACGCTCACCACCGACCTGAATGGAGGTGGTTACCGGTTCGGAGGCGATGAGTTGTCCGTCCTTGTTGCGGGCAGTGGTGCGGTACGTGAGCTCGTAACGGCCTGGCTTGGAAAAGACCGTGTAGTTGTGGGTATGCGTGCCGCTAGTCAGCCATGCCGAATGAGGAGCGCTCTCGGTGGTGCCGAAGAAACGCTGAAGACCGCCGGGGCCGGGGTAGTAGCCGAACATCTCGACGTCGCCAGGGCCGTCGACACTCAGAAGGTCAAGGGAGGCGATGTTGTCACGGAAATCGTCGACAGGCAGCTCGGTGTCCGCACCGAAGCCCATCCACACCGGATCCAGGCTGCCATTAACGCTGGCAGGGGCCATGTAATAGGTTTTTCCTGCCTGGCCAGCAAAAGCGAGGGCAGGGTCGTCCGGAACGGTGAACTGGTACTGATTAGCGCCGTTCTGGTCCCAGCCTTTACCCACCCATGTCACGGTGTCCTCGAGGTCATGGTCAGAATCCGCCGAGTGCGATTTGAGGGTGAGGGAGTTGTTCTCCCAGAAGGACTTGGGGGAGTCGATGTGGGTTTGGGTAGCTACGTGCTTGCCATCGTCTGGGCCAGCGACTGCGGTAGCAGGAGAGGCGAGGAGGGCGGCGCAGGTAATCAGCGCTATGGGACGGAATCGTGCCACGATATAGGGAGACCTTTCTTGAGTTTTGGGGAGAATCTCACTATAGGTAATGATTTCCATTCTCTTTATTGGGTTCCGAAAAGTCCTGCATATAGTTAGTGGATACAGCTTTCATTTACCCCCATGTGGGGCGTCCGGTGCGGCGAAGCAGCCCTGAACTACGATGGAGGTCATGACTGAAACAACTTCCGACGTCCGCGTACGTTTTTGTCCTTCACCTACCGGTACGCCCCACGTGGGCATGGTCCGCACGGCACTGTTCAACTGGGCTTACGCTCGCCACACTGGCGGAAAGCTCATCTTCCGCATCGAGGACACCGATGCTGCTCGCGACTCTGAGGAGTCCTACCAGGCCATCATCGACTCCCTGAACTGGCTCGGATTGGGTTGGGACGAGGGCGTCAACGTGGGCGGCCCGGACGAGCCTTACCGCCAGTCCCAGCGTATGGATATCTACGCTGAGGTTCTGCAGAAGCTCAAGGATGGCGGCTACGTCTATCCGGCGTACTCCACCAATGAGGAAGTCCAGGAGCGCCACAAGGCTGCCGGCCGCGACCCACAGCTGGGCTACGACAACTTTGACCGTGACTTGACCCAGGAGCAGATCGACGCTTTTGAGGCCGAAGGACGCAAGCCGGTCTGGCGCCTGCGTATGCCGGACAAGGACTGGTCGTGGACTGACCTTGTTCGCGGTGAGATGACGTTCAAATCTGAGACTCAGCCGGACTATGTGGTTGCTCGCTCCAACGGGGCGCCGCTGTACACGCTGGTCAACCCTGTCGATGATGCCCTCATGGGCATCACGCACGTCCTGCGTGGCGAGGACCTGCTGTCCTCCACGCCGCGCCAGCTTGCCCTCTATGAGGCACTCATTGAGCTGGGTATTGCTAAGCAGACTCCGGAGTTTGGCCACCTTCCCTTCGTGATGGGTGAGGGCAACAAGAAACTGTCTAAGCGTGACCCGCAGTCGAACCTGTTCAACCACCGTGACAACGGCATTATCCCGGAGGGCATGCTCAACTACCTGTCCCTTCTGGGCTGGTCGCTGTCTGCGGATCAGGACATCTTCTCGGTGGATGAGCTCATTGCCAACTTCGATGTGCACGACGTGCTGGGCAACCCGGCTCGTTTCGACCAGAAGAAGCTGGAGGCCATCAACGCCGATCATATTCGCCTGCTGAAGCCGGAAGGCTTTGCTCAGCGCCTTCGCGAGTATCTGAGCGAATACACCGACTTCCCGGCAGATTACCCCGAGGAAAAGTTCACTTTCGCTGCTGACTTGGTGCAGACCCGCATCAAGACCCTCTCGGACGCCTATGGCCTCATGTCCTTCCTCACCACTCCGGATGCGGAGTTGAAGCTCGATGAGAAGGCTGCAAAGAAGAATCTCAAGGATGACGCCGTGCAGCCGCTCGAGGTCTCCATTGCCAAGCTGGAAGAGCTTGGGGAGTGGAAGACTGAGGAGATTGAGAAGGTTCTCTCCGCCGCGCTTATCGACGACCTCGGGCTCAAGCCCCGCAAGGCCTACGGTGCCCTGCGTGTAGCCATTTCCGGTCAGCAGGTGTCCCCGCCGCTGTTTGAGTCCATGGAGCTACTGGGCAAGGAATCCACCTTGGCACGCCTTAAGGCGGCTCAGGCGGTCACGCCGTGGAGTGCTGAGTAACAGCACGGAAGCAGTCTCACAGGGCTGTAATTTCGGGGCGTGAGGGTTGTTTCCCAGCGCCTCGAAAATCACATCTGGCCTGGCGATTTGTGTGGATCGGTAGTGCTGGATATAGTTATAAACCGTTGCAGCGAGCGGCGAGGGGAAATCCCCAAGCACGTTCATAGCAATGATGGCCTATGGTGTAATTGGCAACACAACGGTTTCTGGTACCGTCATTCTAGGTTCGAGTCCTGGTAGGCCAGCAGTGATAACTGCGCACAGCACTCCGGTGCTGTGCGGTCGGTGGTCACAGTTCTATGCCCCGTTCGTCTAGCGGCCTAGGACGCCGGCCTCTCACGCCGGTAACACGGGTTCAAATCCCGTACGGGGTACCACTAGGCGGTTTCACGTTTCTGAACTGCAGAGTTTACGAAACTATGGACTGTCAAACGAAATCCCGATTTGCTAGATTTTCCAGAATGATGCCACCGCCGCGCAGAATGAAGACGTACAGCTGGTTCGTCCCGCCCGCGCCGCCAGCGGACGATCCGGCGCGGCTCCACCCGGCGCGCTGGAGCAGCGGGAACCGCGTGGTCAGGGACATGGTTGGCGCCTACCCGGGCGTGCTGGTGCTGCACATTCTGAGCTACCTCATCGGCTCCGGCATCGCCGCGTTTGTGCCGGTGGTGGTGGGCATGATCGTGGACGGCCTGGTGGGGGAAGAAAAGTTCAACGCATGGTGGCTCTTCGCGGTGCTGGTCGGCATCTTCATCATCCAATTCATCGGCGAGGCCACCGGCGACGGCCTGGCCACAGCCTCGGTGCGCCGCGTGACCCACAACGCGCAGCAGCACCTGTCCTCGGGCGTGCTGCGCCGCGGGGCGGGAGCGATGAGCCCCGGCACCGTACTCAACACCATCGACGCGGACGCGAACACCGTCGGCCGCTACCGCGAGCTGCTGTCGTTTCCGCTCATGGCCATCGGCTACGCGGTCTGCGCGATGGTGGCGATGTGGTCGGTCTCCCCGTGGATCTCACTGGCCATCCCGGCCAGCGCGCTGATCATCGCTCTGTTCGCCGCGTGGACCGCGGGGCCGGTGACGCGGGTGTCGTTGAAGCGTCGCGCCGCGGAGGCGGATGTCGCTGGCTTGGCCACGGATGCGTCGCAAGGCATTCGCACCGTCAAAGGCCTAGGCGCGGGTGCAACCGTGGCAACACGTTTTCACGCCGAAACGGCGAAGGCGAAGCGCTTGATGCTCACGCACCTGCGTGTGGAGGTGTGGCTCGGTTTCGCCAGGTTTTGCGTGGCGTGGCTGTGCAACCTTGGCATCGTGGGCTTGAGCGCGTGGATGACGCTGCGCGGGGAGATCACCCCGGGGCAGCTGACATCCGTGGCACTGTTGGTGCAGCCTGCGTTGACCATGGCGGGCTTAGCGTTCGGCGACCTGGCCAGCGGGTGGGGCAGGGCCGTCGCGAGTGGCCAGCGCATCGAGCAGCTGCACCACGCGGGCGACGACACCGCGGGGCCCGAGCTAACAGACACACCGGTCCCAGGCGCGGAGCTGTGGATTCTCGAGCCGGCGGAGCGTTCCTACGCCACCGCCGCCGCGTGGGCGCAGCGCGCAGACGTGCTGTTCCCGCCGCACACCGTCAACGTGTTTGAGGGCACCATCGCAGACAACGTGAACCCGCGCGGGGATGTGCCGGAGGACGTCGTCAAGCAGGCGCTCGCCGCCGCCCACTGCCAAGACATCCTCCGCAGGCTCGGCGGTATCAACGAAGCAGGCGAGTTGCCGGACGCGCCGCTGGGGGAGGCCGGCCTGAACCTTTCCGGCGGGCAGCGCCAGCGCGTCGCGCTTGCCAGGGCGCTCGCCGCCGACCCGGAGGTGCTCATCCTGGACGACCCGACCACGGGGCTCGATTCCGTGACACAGGCGGACGTCGTGGCAGCCGTCGCCGCGCTCAGAGCAGACAAAACCACCGTGGTCATCACCGGAAACGCCGCGTGGCAGCACGCTGGAACCGAATTGGAGGTGGCGTAGATGGCGCCCGATTACGCACGCACAGACGCGGTCGCACCCGCAAGTGTGAAGGAGACCTTCGCGTACCTCTCGGCGCTGCCCAACGCGCTGGACAGACGCTGGTGGGCGGGTCTGCTGCTCATCCAGGCGCTCATCGTCGCCGTGTACACCACGCAGTCGAACCTGTTCGGGCGCAGCGTCGACCCGCTCACCGGAGGCGAGGTGCCGCTACTGGGCACCGGCACCCGCGCCTTTGTGTGGACTGTTGGACTGGCGTTGGCCTGCATGCTCGTCGAGATGTTCCTGCGCGCCCTCGGTAACTACGTGGTGGGCCTCAAGGTCGCCCGCGCGTCCATCGACTTGCGCCGTCGCT is a genomic window of Corynebacterium singulare containing:
- a CDS encoding choice-of-anchor M domain-containing protein; this encodes MARFRPIALITCAALLASPATAVAGPDDGKHVATQTHIDSPKSFWENNSLTLKSHSADSDHDLEDTVTWVGKGWDQNGANQYQFTVPDDPALAFAGQAGKTYYMAPASVNGSLDPVWMGFGADTELPVDDFRDNIASLDLLSVDGPGDVEMFGYYPGPGGLQRFFGTTESAPHSAWLTSGTHTHNYTVFSKPGRYELTYRTTARNKDGQLIASEPVTTSIQVGGERPLKEATPSLHERFDKAASGDASAKNYKLSIAPKKKQEKDGDENLSSIDFSGGTNGTLTLLIDGYFLTDLPVTDGKAHFDELLGPEDATIQAVYTPEDGSPRWISEALDYSEGAQLSTTSETSAESWTETSNPRELSSGEEISISNPGITARAVPEGKDATRIIVEAADKKLEGYVHGGFFNGDSEYADIPFDGVITNGRAEFVVGADKSFDGNRIRLDILPHPTVTSNSGSITVTDSFSFGQTYEAQGALGKASTAPSTTPGAQEPSQTEAGPHTGLCTTKKVLDHGHVDIAATRDGDSFTARLKDETAIVDKKTVERPLDDVVLAVHDNALRARPEVLKGKEFDYLGTDKFYLLPQTQEQGIIWPGYNTQSLNYADYKDGTVTLNIKPTEMPEGAAIGLFTTEGLGKAFTPLVNSAEGDYSIDTTFASHTHTNWAFTKPGLYTLDVTYTATTTDGKDITSAPQTLTVAAGDAAIADCVSAKGGKEDPTTPGTPNTPDNSSKPDTSSKGITSSKPKLDRLWGLVLPVVLAIVFQGFLNFFTDHRQQIESRINGLFGR
- the gltX gene encoding glutamate--tRNA ligase, producing the protein MTETTSDVRVRFCPSPTGTPHVGMVRTALFNWAYARHTGGKLIFRIEDTDAARDSEESYQAIIDSLNWLGLGWDEGVNVGGPDEPYRQSQRMDIYAEVLQKLKDGGYVYPAYSTNEEVQERHKAAGRDPQLGYDNFDRDLTQEQIDAFEAEGRKPVWRLRMPDKDWSWTDLVRGEMTFKSETQPDYVVARSNGAPLYTLVNPVDDALMGITHVLRGEDLLSSTPRQLALYEALIELGIAKQTPEFGHLPFVMGEGNKKLSKRDPQSNLFNHRDNGIIPEGMLNYLSLLGWSLSADQDIFSVDELIANFDVHDVLGNPARFDQKKLEAINADHIRLLKPEGFAQRLREYLSEYTDFPADYPEEKFTFAADLVQTRIKTLSDAYGLMSFLTTPDAELKLDEKAAKKNLKDDAVQPLEVSIAKLEELGEWKTEEIEKVLSAALIDDLGLKPRKAYGALRVAISGQQVSPPLFESMELLGKESTLARLKAAQAVTPWSAE
- the tetA gene encoding tetracycline efflux ABC transporter TetAB subunit A, whose protein sequence is MMPPPRRMKTYSWFVPPAPPADDPARLHPARWSSGNRVVRDMVGAYPGVLVLHILSYLIGSGIAAFVPVVVGMIVDGLVGEEKFNAWWLFAVLVGIFIIQFIGEATGDGLATASVRRVTHNAQQHLSSGVLRRGAGAMSPGTVLNTIDADANTVGRYRELLSFPLMAIGYAVCAMVAMWSVSPWISLAIPASALIIALFAAWTAGPVTRVSLKRRAAEADVAGLATDASQGIRTVKGLGAGATVATRFHAETAKAKRLMLTHLRVEVWLGFARFCVAWLCNLGIVGLSAWMTLRGEITPGQLTSVALLVQPALTMAGLAFGDLASGWGRAVASGQRIEQLHHAGDDTAGPELTDTPVPGAELWILEPAERSYATAAAWAQRADVLFPPHTVNVFEGTIADNVNPRGDVPEDVVKQALAAAHCQDILRRLGGINEAGELPDAPLGEAGLNLSGGQRQRVALARALAADPEVLILDDPTTGLDSVTQADVVAAVAALRADKTTVVITGNAAWQHAGTELEVA